One Pseudomonas sp. FP1742 genomic window carries:
- the mnmH gene encoding tRNA 2-selenouridine(34) synthase MnmH, whose protein sequence is MSRDFTDYRDIFLNDRPMMDVRAPVEFLKGSFPGVVNLPLMNDHERQRVGTCYKQHGQQAAITLGHQLVAGQIKAERIQAWADFARAHPDGYLYCFRGGLRSQITQQWLKDEAGIDYPRVGGGYKAMRTFLLDTLDQAVAQCDFVLLGGMTGTGKTEVLTQLGNALDLEGHAHHRGSSFGKRATGQPSNIDFENRLAVDVLKKRANGIEQFVLEDESRAIGSCALPLPLYQGMQQFPMVWLEDSLEGRVERILRDYVVDLCAEFTEVYGDEGFTLFSERMLASLNNVQKRLGGERHQRILTLMEDALAEQANSGAVDLHRGWIEGLLREYYDPMYVFQREKKGARIEFVGERGAVLEYLRERGNQRG, encoded by the coding sequence ATGTCCAGAGACTTCACCGATTACCGCGACATCTTCCTCAACGACCGGCCGATGATGGATGTGCGCGCGCCGGTCGAATTCCTCAAGGGCTCATTCCCCGGCGTGGTCAACCTGCCGCTGATGAATGACCACGAGCGGCAACGGGTCGGCACTTGCTACAAACAACACGGCCAGCAAGCGGCGATCACGCTGGGGCATCAGTTGGTGGCCGGCCAGATCAAGGCCGAGCGCATCCAGGCCTGGGCCGATTTTGCCCGGGCGCATCCGGATGGTTATTTGTATTGTTTTCGCGGCGGACTGCGTTCGCAGATCACCCAGCAGTGGCTCAAGGACGAAGCGGGCATCGACTATCCGCGGGTCGGTGGCGGCTACAAGGCCATGCGCACCTTCTTGCTCGACACGCTCGACCAGGCCGTTGCCCAGTGTGATTTCGTCTTGCTGGGTGGCATGACCGGCACCGGCAAGACCGAGGTGCTCACGCAATTGGGCAACGCGCTGGACCTTGAAGGTCACGCCCATCATCGCGGCTCCAGTTTCGGCAAGCGCGCCACCGGCCAGCCCTCCAACATCGACTTTGAAAACCGCCTGGCCGTGGACGTGCTGAAAAAACGCGCCAACGGTATCGAGCAGTTTGTGCTCGAAGACGAGAGCCGCGCGATCGGCAGTTGCGCGCTGCCGTTACCGCTGTATCAGGGCATGCAGCAGTTTCCGATGGTCTGGCTTGAAGACAGCCTGGAAGGGCGCGTCGAGCGGATCCTGCGCGATTACGTGGTGGATTTATGCGCCGAATTCACCGAGGTGTATGGCGATGAAGGCTTCACGCTGTTTTCCGAGCGGATGTTGGCGAGCCTGAACAATGTCCAGAAACGCCTGGGTGGCGAACGTCACCAGCGGATCCTGACCTTGATGGAAGACGCGCTGGCGGAACAGGCCAACAGCGGTGCGGTGGACTTGCACCGGGGCTGGATCGAAGGGCTGCTGCGCGAGTATTACGACCCGATGTATGTGTTTCAGCGGGAGAAGAAGGGCGCGCGGATCGAGTTTGTCGGGGAGCGGGGGGCGGTGCTTGAGTACCTGCGGGAGCGGGGTAATCAGCGGGGGTGA
- a CDS encoding histidine phosphatase family protein: MMNPLKITNRFNHRAYIFLPTLLAAGALFLSLESSESRAQPADGTQTLVFLRHAEKPAGGLGQLNCQGLNRSIDLATLLPEKFGKANYVFAANPTRNVEEGELDNSYSYIRPLMTINPSAIKLGLPVNIEFAANDTSDLADELLRDKYHNSIIYTAWSHGYLPELINKVAGEAVGSKQNIANDWASNDYDSLYVLTLTWHNGKASLQSHSYKQGLNNGQEACPM; the protein is encoded by the coding sequence ATGATGAATCCTTTGAAAATCACCAATCGCTTCAACCATCGTGCTTATATCTTCCTACCCACTCTATTGGCGGCCGGCGCGTTGTTTTTGTCGCTGGAATCCAGTGAAAGTCGCGCCCAACCAGCGGACGGTACACAGACGCTAGTGTTTTTACGCCACGCGGAAAAGCCGGCCGGCGGCCTGGGTCAGCTCAATTGCCAGGGACTGAACCGCTCCATCGACCTGGCCACCTTGTTGCCGGAAAAATTCGGCAAGGCCAACTACGTGTTTGCCGCCAACCCGACGCGCAATGTCGAGGAAGGCGAGCTGGACAACTCCTACAGTTACATCCGCCCCCTGATGACCATCAACCCCAGCGCGATCAAGCTCGGCTTGCCGGTAAACATCGAGTTTGCGGCCAACGACACCAGCGACCTGGCCGATGAACTGCTTCGGGACAAATATCACAACTCGATCATCTATACCGCCTGGTCCCATGGCTACCTGCCCGAGCTGATCAACAAGGTCGCCGGGGAAGCCGTCGGCTCAAAACAGAACATCGCCAATGACTGGGCCTCCAACGACTATGACTCGCTGTACGTGCTCACCCTGACCTGGCACAACGGCAAGGCCAGCCTGCAGAGCCACAGTTACAAGCAAGGGCTGAATAACGGTCAGGAAGCTTGTCCGATGTAA
- a CDS encoding glutathione S-transferase family protein produces the protein MTNLSAFPITRKWPAQYPEWIQLYSLPTPNGVKVSIMLEEIGLPYEPHRVGFETNDQLSPEFLSLNPNNKIPAIIDPHGPDDQPLALFESGAILIYLADKSGQLLAQESAARYETIQWLMFQMGGIGPMFGQLGFFNKFAGKDYEDKRPRDRYVDESKRLLKVLDGRLQGRDWIMGERYTIADIAIFPWVRNLIGFYEAGDLVGIQNFPNVTRVLERFLARPAVIRGLEIPKQLL, from the coding sequence ATGACCAATTTGTCTGCATTCCCCATCACCCGAAAATGGCCGGCCCAGTACCCGGAGTGGATCCAGCTCTATTCCTTGCCCACGCCCAATGGTGTCAAGGTTTCGATCATGCTCGAAGAGATCGGGCTGCCCTACGAACCGCATCGTGTGGGCTTCGAAACCAACGATCAGCTGTCTCCCGAGTTTCTGTCGCTGAACCCCAATAACAAGATTCCGGCGATCATCGACCCCCACGGTCCGGACGATCAACCGCTGGCACTGTTCGAGTCGGGGGCGATTTTGATCTACCTCGCCGACAAGAGCGGGCAACTGCTGGCCCAGGAATCGGCGGCGCGTTATGAGACCATTCAGTGGTTGATGTTTCAGATGGGCGGTATCGGGCCGATGTTCGGCCAGCTCGGTTTCTTCAACAAATTCGCCGGCAAGGACTACGAAGACAAGCGTCCCCGTGATCGTTACGTCGACGAAAGCAAACGCTTGCTCAAGGTCCTTGATGGCCGCTTGCAAGGGCGCGACTGGATCATGGGCGAGCGCTACACCATCGCCGACATCGCGATCTTTCCATGGGTGCGCAACCTGATCGGCTTCTACGAAGCGGGTGATCTGGTCGGCATCCAGAATTTCCCCAATGTCACTCGCGTGCTGGAGCGTTTCCTGGCAAGGCCGGCGGTGATTCGCGGGCTGGAAATCCCCAAGCAACTCCTTTGA
- a CDS encoding PhzF family phenazine biosynthesis protein: MSSFDFKQVDVFSRVALKGNALAVVFGADRLSDERMAAFATWTNLSETTFVLEPRDPRADYRVRIFTTQQELPFAGHPTLGTCHAWLEAGGVPKGEEIIQECGVGLVRVRRQGAELAFLAPPLLKSGPVDAELVERVRRGLGLAPWAIVRTQWVDNGAGWLAVMVEDRQQVLDLQPDHSQLLGLAVGIIAPWHPERDGTDAQFEVRAFISGDGMPEDPATGSLNAGIAQWLLGEGLAPTSYVVSQGLSMGRAGRIRVEQVGDEIWVGGAVVTCISGILTL, from the coding sequence ATGAGCTCATTCGATTTCAAGCAAGTAGATGTCTTCAGCCGTGTGGCGCTCAAGGGCAATGCGCTGGCGGTGGTGTTCGGCGCAGACAGGCTGAGCGATGAGCGCATGGCGGCATTCGCGACCTGGACCAACCTCAGCGAAACCACTTTCGTGCTCGAGCCTCGAGACCCCAGGGCCGACTATCGGGTACGTATCTTCACCACTCAGCAAGAGTTGCCGTTCGCCGGTCATCCGACGCTGGGCACCTGCCATGCCTGGCTCGAGGCCGGTGGGGTGCCCAAGGGCGAGGAGATCATTCAGGAGTGCGGTGTCGGGTTGGTGCGAGTGCGTCGACAGGGCGCGGAGCTGGCGTTTCTCGCACCACCGTTGCTCAAGTCCGGCCCGGTGGACGCCGAGCTGGTCGAGCGCGTGCGGCGGGGCCTCGGCTTGGCACCGTGGGCGATTGTGCGTACGCAATGGGTCGACAATGGCGCCGGCTGGTTGGCGGTGATGGTCGAGGATCGGCAGCAGGTGCTGGACTTGCAACCGGATCATTCGCAGCTGCTCGGCCTCGCCGTCGGTATCATTGCGCCGTGGCACCCCGAGCGCGACGGCACTGACGCGCAGTTCGAAGTGCGGGCGTTCATCTCCGGCGACGGCATGCCGGAAGACCCGGCCACCGGCAGCCTGAACGCCGGGATCGCTCAATGGTTGCTCGGTGAAGGGCTGGCCCCGACGTCCTACGTCGTCAGCCAGGGCCTGAGCATGGGCCGCGCCGGACGGATTCGGGTGGAGCAGGTGGGGGATGAGATTTGGGTGGGTGGCGCGGTGGTGACCTGCATCAGCGGCATACTGACGCTTTAA
- the hemB gene encoding porphobilinogen synthase, protein MSSQFPEARPRRLRRNASLRSLFQETEFTLNDLVLPIFVEEEIDDFVPIKSMPGMMRIPESKLAGEIERYARAGIKSVMTFGVSHHLDSSGSDTWNDNGLVSRMSRIAKDAVPEMIVMSDTCFCEYTDHGHCGVLHRHEVDNDQTLINLGKQAVAAARAGADVIAPSAAMDGQVQAIRRALDAAGFSQTAIMAYSTKFASALYGPFREAGGSALKGDRKSYQMNPMNRREAVRESLLDEQEGADALMVKPAGAYLDIIRDIREASRLPLSAYQVSGEYAMIKFAAQAGAIDEDRVVRESLGAIKRAGADLIFTYFAMDLALAGI, encoded by the coding sequence ATGTCCAGTCAGTTCCCCGAAGCACGTCCACGCCGTCTGCGCCGCAATGCGAGCCTGCGCAGCCTGTTCCAGGAAACCGAATTCACCTTGAACGATCTGGTGTTGCCGATTTTCGTCGAGGAAGAAATCGATGATTTCGTGCCGATCAAAAGCATGCCCGGGATGATGCGCATTCCCGAGTCGAAACTGGCCGGTGAGATCGAGCGGTATGCCCGGGCCGGGATCAAGTCGGTGATGACGTTTGGCGTGTCTCACCATCTGGACAGCAGCGGCAGCGACACCTGGAACGACAATGGCCTGGTGTCGCGCATGTCGCGCATTGCCAAAGACGCCGTGCCGGAAATGATCGTGATGTCCGACACCTGTTTTTGTGAGTACACCGACCACGGCCATTGCGGCGTTTTGCACCGGCACGAAGTCGACAACGACCAGACCCTGATCAACCTCGGCAAGCAAGCCGTGGCCGCCGCTCGGGCCGGTGCCGATGTGATCGCGCCGTCGGCGGCCATGGACGGGCAGGTCCAGGCCATTCGCCGGGCGCTCGACGCAGCGGGGTTCAGCCAGACCGCGATCATGGCCTATTCGACCAAGTTCGCCTCGGCGCTCTATGGCCCGTTCCGCGAAGCCGGCGGCAGTGCGCTCAAGGGCGACCGCAAAAGCTATCAGATGAACCCGATGAACCGCCGCGAAGCGGTGCGTGAATCGTTGCTGGACGAACAGGAAGGCGCCGACGCGCTGATGGTCAAGCCGGCCGGCGCGTACCTGGACATTATTCGCGACATCCGTGAAGCCTCGCGCCTGCCGTTGTCGGCGTATCAGGTGAGCGGCGAATACGCGATGATCAAATTCGCCGCCCAGGCCGGGGCGATCGATGAAGATCGCGTCGTGCGTGAAAGCCTTGGGGCGATCAAGCGGGCGGGGGCGGATTTGATCTTCACTTACTTCGCGATGGACCTGGCCCTGGCCGGGATCTAA
- a CDS encoding FAD-dependent oxidoreductase, whose amino-acid sequence MNRSDVLIIGAGPTGLVLALWLSKLGIRVRIIDKTSAPGTTSRALAVQARTLELYRQLDLSEAVVQNGHKVCAANFWVKGEPVARLPLSTIGEGLTPYAFLEIYPQDEHEQLLIERLETFGVTVERNTELQSFEEAGDGISARLRLPDGQQETCQACYLAGCDGARSIVRKTLDTDFPGGTYQQIFYVADVQARGPTFNGELHVDLDEADFLAIFPLSSEGRARLIGTVRDERADRAETLQFADVSSRAIEHLKVQIDQVNWFSTYRVHHRVADHFRTGRAFLLGDAAHVHSPAGGQGMNTGIGDAINLAWKLAAVLSGSATTKLLDSYETERIAFARRLVATTDRVFNFVTADGPIADVIRMRVAPFLIPKMISFEAAREFMFRTVSQTTLNYRGMPLSEGVTGHIHGGDRLPWAHDDEGDNFESLKYLTWQVHVYGETSDEMIAWCSAHHLPLQVFDWRPVFDTVGLARNGFYLLRPDTYVAIADYSADPKVIERYFRDHGIRPFIS is encoded by the coding sequence ATGAACCGTAGCGACGTGCTGATCATCGGCGCCGGCCCGACCGGGCTGGTCCTGGCGCTATGGCTGAGCAAACTGGGGATCAGGGTGCGGATTATCGACAAGACTTCCGCCCCCGGCACCACCTCACGCGCGTTGGCGGTACAGGCCAGGACGCTGGAACTGTATCGCCAGCTCGACCTCAGCGAAGCCGTGGTCCAGAACGGCCATAAAGTGTGCGCAGCGAATTTCTGGGTCAAGGGCGAACCGGTCGCACGCCTGCCGTTGAGCACCATCGGCGAGGGTTTGACGCCCTATGCATTTCTGGAAATCTATCCGCAAGACGAGCACGAACAACTGCTGATCGAACGCCTGGAAACCTTCGGAGTTACGGTGGAGCGCAACACCGAACTGCAAAGCTTCGAAGAGGCCGGCGACGGCATCAGCGCCCGGTTGCGCTTGCCGGATGGCCAGCAGGAAACCTGCCAGGCCTGTTACCTCGCAGGCTGCGATGGCGCCCGCTCGATTGTGCGCAAGACCCTGGACACCGATTTTCCGGGGGGCACCTACCAGCAGATTTTCTACGTAGCGGATGTGCAGGCCCGCGGCCCGACGTTCAACGGTGAACTGCACGTGGACCTCGACGAAGCCGACTTCCTCGCCATTTTTCCTTTGTCCAGCGAAGGTCGCGCCCGGCTGATCGGCACGGTTCGCGACGAACGCGCCGACCGCGCCGAAACCCTCCAGTTTGCAGATGTCAGCAGTCGGGCCATCGAGCATTTAAAAGTGCAGATCGATCAGGTGAACTGGTTCTCGACCTACCGCGTGCATCACCGGGTAGCGGATCACTTTCGCACCGGGCGCGCGTTTCTATTGGGTGACGCCGCCCATGTCCACAGCCCGGCGGGTGGCCAGGGCATGAACACCGGGATTGGCGACGCAATCAATCTGGCCTGGAAACTCGCGGCGGTGTTAAGCGGTAGCGCCACGACCAAACTGCTCGACAGTTATGAAACCGAACGCATCGCCTTCGCCCGGCGCCTGGTGGCCACCACTGACCGGGTGTTCAATTTCGTCACCGCCGATGGGCCAATTGCCGACGTGATCCGCATGCGTGTGGCACCGTTTTTGATCCCGAAAATGATCTCGTTCGAGGCGGCCCGGGAGTTCATGTTTCGCACGGTGTCGCAGACCACGCTCAACTATCGCGGCATGCCGTTGAGTGAGGGCGTTACCGGCCATATTCACGGCGGTGATCGCCTGCCCTGGGCCCACGACGATGAAGGGGACAACTTCGAATCGCTGAAATACCTGACCTGGCAGGTGCATGTGTATGGCGAAACCAGCGACGAGATGATCGCTTGGTGCAGCGCGCATCACCTGCCGTTGCAGGTGTTCGACTGGCGGCCGGTGTTTGACACCGTGGGGCTGGCGCGCAACGGGTTTTACCTGCTGCGCCCGGATACCTATGTGGCGATCGCCGACTACAGCGCCGATCCGAAGGTGATCGAACGGTATTTCCGCGATCATGGGATACGGCCTTTCATCAGCTGA
- a CDS encoding DUF1615 domain-containing protein, with product MQANRLIMTMAALSVLAGCGTQRTQEPPARKPAEVKAEIVRLLPTKTVDPQGWATDIYAAFAAQKISPTTQNLCSVLAVTEQESTFQADPPVPGLGKIARDEIDRRADKAHIPSLLVSGALQVRSPNGKSYSDRLNAARSEKELSAIFDDFIGMVPMGRTLFGGFNPVHTGGPMQVSIDFAEQQARDYPYPVSGSIRREVFTRRGGMYFGIAHLLGYPVSYEQPLYRFADFNAGWYASRNAAFQNAVSRATGIPLALDGDLVRYDSIMPGTTELAVRTLGKQLDMRNPTIRDQLEEGKGLEFEDTRLYRRVFALAEQAEGRPLPRAVLPGIVLQSPKITRKLTTAWFAKRVDERYRRCMTRAGK from the coding sequence ATGCAAGCCAATCGATTGATCATGACGATGGCCGCGCTGTCGGTACTGGCCGGTTGCGGCACTCAGCGCACTCAGGAGCCGCCGGCCCGCAAGCCTGCCGAGGTCAAGGCCGAGATCGTGCGCCTGCTGCCGACCAAGACAGTCGACCCTCAGGGCTGGGCCACGGACATTTACGCGGCGTTTGCCGCGCAAAAGATTTCGCCAACCACACAAAACCTGTGTTCGGTACTCGCGGTCACTGAACAGGAGTCGACATTTCAGGCTGATCCACCGGTGCCGGGCCTGGGCAAGATCGCCCGGGACGAAATCGACCGCCGCGCCGACAAGGCCCATATCCCCAGCCTGTTGGTCAGCGGTGCCTTGCAGGTGCGTTCGCCTAACGGCAAAAGCTACAGCGACCGGCTGAACGCCGCGCGCAGCGAAAAAGAACTCAGCGCGATTTTCGATGACTTCATCGGCATGGTGCCCATGGGCCGGACCTTGTTCGGCGGGTTCAACCCGGTGCACACCGGCGGGCCGATGCAGGTCAGCATCGACTTCGCCGAGCAGCAGGCGCGGGATTATCCCTACCCGGTGTCCGGCTCGATTCGCCGTGAAGTGTTCACCCGTCGCGGCGGTATGTACTTCGGTATTGCCCACTTGCTCGGTTACCCGGTGAGTTACGAGCAGCCGCTGTATCGCTTCGCCGATTTCAACGCCGGTTGGTACGCCAGCCGCAATGCGGCGTTTCAGAATGCGGTCAGTCGTGCCACCGGCATCCCGCTGGCGCTGGATGGCGATCTGGTGCGCTACGACTCGATCATGCCCGGCACCACGGAATTGGCAGTGCGCACCCTCGGCAAGCAATTGGACATGCGCAACCCGACCATTCGGGATCAGCTGGAGGAGGGTAAAGGTCTCGAATTCGAGGACACACGGCTCTATCGGCGTGTCTTCGCCCTGGCTGAACAGGCCGAAGGCCGGCCATTACCCCGGGCGGTGTTGCCGGGGATCGTGCTGCAAAGCCCGAAAATCACCCGCAAGCTCACCACGGCGTGGTTCGCCAAGCGGGTCGATGAGCGTTATCGGCGTTGCATGACGCGCGCGGGGAAGTAA
- a CDS encoding glutathione S-transferase N-terminal domain-containing protein: MYQLYGHQNSGAAAIEAALELCEVPYRFIDVSSSPEAVQALEKLNPLKQVPTLQMPDGGVLTESAAILIHLGLTFPESNLLPENPLKRDQVIHGLVYIVSNCYAAIGIIDYPERWLAEADESSRQNLMAGARRRLHWHWEVFADQFAGKLYLDDGKPGALDILAAVVTRWAGTREHLRVARPGFFAWLERFDRHPALAPVFSRHWP; encoded by the coding sequence ATGTACCAGCTCTATGGGCATCAGAATTCGGGTGCGGCTGCCATCGAAGCCGCGCTGGAACTGTGCGAGGTTCCTTATCGCTTCATCGACGTTTCATCGTCCCCGGAGGCGGTGCAGGCGTTGGAGAAGCTCAACCCGCTCAAGCAGGTTCCCACGCTGCAAATGCCCGATGGTGGTGTGCTCACCGAGAGTGCGGCCATCCTCATCCATCTGGGCCTCACATTCCCGGAGTCGAACCTGCTGCCGGAAAACCCGCTCAAGCGCGATCAGGTGATTCATGGCCTGGTGTACATCGTCAGCAATTGCTATGCCGCCATCGGCATCATCGATTACCCCGAGCGCTGGCTGGCCGAGGCGGACGAGTCGTCCCGGCAAAACCTCATGGCCGGAGCCCGCCGGCGCTTGCATTGGCATTGGGAGGTGTTTGCCGATCAGTTCGCCGGCAAGTTGTACCTGGACGATGGGAAGCCGGGCGCGCTGGATATTCTGGCGGCGGTGGTGACACGGTGGGCCGGTACGCGGGAGCACTTGCGTGTTGCACGGCCGGGGTTCTTCGCCTGGCTCGAACGCTTCGACCGGCACCCTGCATTGGCGCCGGTCTTTTCACGGCATTGGCCATAG
- a CDS encoding CBS domain-containing protein — protein MKTVAQLLKLKAQQNQAVHTIAPHQMVLEALMLMAAKNVGALPVLKEGKVVGIISERDYARKLVLKGRSSVGTPVSDIMVSPVITVDTHQTVETCMGIMSDKRLRHLPVVENGELLGLLSIGDLVKEAIAEQAELIRQLEQYIRGE, from the coding sequence ATGAAAACCGTCGCCCAACTGCTCAAGTTAAAGGCCCAACAGAATCAGGCAGTCCACACCATTGCGCCTCATCAAATGGTGCTGGAAGCGCTGATGCTGATGGCCGCAAAAAACGTCGGCGCGTTGCCGGTCCTGAAAGAGGGAAAGGTGGTCGGCATCATCAGTGAGCGGGACTATGCGCGCAAACTGGTGCTCAAGGGGCGCTCCTCCGTCGGCACACCGGTCAGCGACATCATGGTGTCGCCGGTGATTACCGTGGACACCCATCAAACCGTCGAAACCTGCATGGGCATCATGTCCGACAAACGCCTGCGGCACTTGCCGGTAGTGGAAAACGGCGAGTTGCTGGGCTTGTTGTCGATCGGCGACCTGGTCAAGGAAGCCATTGCCGAGCAGGCTGAACTGATTCGGCAGCTGGAGCAGTACATTCGCGGCGAGTGA
- a CDS encoding DNA polymerase II — protein sequence MDLQQGFVLTRHWRDTPAGTEVEFWLATDAGPRRIRLPHQPSVAFIPATQREQAETVLRGEKNVELRSLALQDFEHRPVLGLYCQQHGQLMRLETALRKSGVEVFEADIRPPERYMMERFITAPVLFGGTPGAEGLLLDAQMKPAPGYRPNLRLVSLDIETTAQGELYSIALEGCGERQVYMLGSPNGDDSGVDFQLEYCDSRTLLLKKLNEWFARHDPDAIIGWNVVQFDLRVLHEHARRLAVPLKLGRGGEEMQWREHGSGNHYFASAAGRLIIDGIEALRSATWSFPSFSLENVAQTLLGEGKSIDNPYQRMDEINRMFAEDKPALAKYNLKDCELVTRIFAKTELLTFLLERASVTGLPADRSGGSVAAFTHLYMPLMHRQGFVAPNLGNKPPQASPGGFVMDSQPGLYESVLVLDYKSLYPSIIRTFLIDPVGLIEGLKHPDDSESVPGFRGARFSRTRHCLPAIIARVAEGRETAKREHNAPLSQALKIIMNAFYGVLGSSGCRFFDTRLASSITLRGHEIMLRTRQLIEAQGHAVIYGDTDSTFVWLRRPHGQAEAAQIGHALVDHVNQWWREHVKQEYGLESALELQFETHYKRFLMPTIRGAEEGSKKRYAGLVTRADGTDEMVYKGLETVRTDWSPLARQFQQELYLRIFNRKPYQDYVRDYVRKTLAGEFDERLIYRKRLRRPLDDYQRNVPPHVRAARIADDYNDQQGRPRQYHNGGWISYVITVAGPEPLEIRSAPIDYDHYVTRQLQPVADAILPFVDDDFSTLIGGQLGLF from the coding sequence GTGGATTTACAGCAGGGCTTCGTCCTGACCCGGCATTGGCGCGATACCCCGGCCGGCACCGAAGTCGAGTTCTGGCTGGCGACCGATGCCGGTCCCCGGCGCATCCGCCTGCCCCATCAACCGTCGGTCGCGTTCATTCCGGCAACCCAGCGCGAGCAAGCCGAAACGGTATTGCGTGGCGAAAAGAACGTCGAACTGCGATCGTTGGCCCTTCAGGATTTCGAGCACCGCCCGGTGCTCGGCCTGTATTGCCAGCAGCACGGCCAATTGATGCGTCTGGAAACCGCCCTGCGCAAATCGGGCGTCGAGGTATTCGAAGCCGACATCCGCCCGCCGGAACGCTACATGATGGAGCGTTTCATCACCGCGCCGGTTTTGTTCGGCGGTACCCCCGGCGCCGAAGGCCTGCTGCTCGACGCGCAAATGAAACCCGCCCCCGGCTACCGGCCGAACCTGCGGCTGGTCTCGCTGGACATCGAAACCACCGCGCAGGGCGAGTTGTATTCCATCGCCCTGGAAGGCTGCGGTGAGCGTCAGGTGTACATGCTCGGGTCGCCCAATGGCGATGACAGCGGGGTGGATTTCCAGCTCGAATACTGCGATTCGCGAACCCTGCTGCTGAAAAAACTCAATGAATGGTTCGCCCGGCACGACCCCGACGCCATCATTGGCTGGAACGTCGTGCAGTTCGACCTGCGCGTCCTGCACGAACATGCCCGCCGCCTGGCGGTGCCGTTGAAGCTGGGGCGTGGCGGCGAAGAAATGCAGTGGCGCGAGCACGGCAGCGGCAATCATTATTTCGCCTCGGCCGCCGGCCGGTTGATCATCGACGGCATCGAGGCGCTGCGTTCGGCGACCTGGAGCTTTCCCTCGTTCAGCCTGGAAAACGTTGCGCAAACGCTGTTGGGTGAGGGCAAGTCGATCGACAACCCGTACCAGCGCATGGACGAAATCAACCGCATGTTCGCTGAGGACAAACCGGCCCTGGCCAAGTACAACCTCAAGGACTGCGAACTGGTGACGCGGATCTTCGCCAAGACCGAGTTACTAACCTTCCTCCTCGAACGCGCCAGCGTCACCGGTTTGCCGGCGGACCGCAGCGGTGGTTCGGTGGCGGCATTCACGCACCTGTATATGCCGTTGATGCATCGTCAGGGCTTCGTTGCGCCGAACCTTGGCAATAAACCACCGCAGGCCAGCCCCGGCGGTTTTGTCATGGACTCGCAGCCTGGTCTGTACGAATCGGTGCTGGTGCTCGACTACAAAAGCCTCTATCCGTCGATCATCCGCACCTTCCTGATCGACCCGGTGGGTTTGATCGAAGGGCTCAAGCACCCCGACGACAGCGAGTCGGTGCCAGGCTTTCGCGGTGCCCGTTTCTCCCGTACCCGGCATTGCCTGCCAGCCATCATCGCCCGGGTCGCCGAAGGCCGCGAAACCGCCAAGCGTGAACACAATGCGCCGCTGTCCCAGGCGCTGAAAATCATCATGAATGCGTTTTACGGGGTACTGGGTTCCAGCGGTTGTCGCTTCTTCGATACCCGGTTGGCTTCGTCCATCACCTTGCGCGGGCACGAGATCATGCTGCGTACCCGCCAACTCATCGAAGCGCAGGGCCACGCGGTGATCTACGGCGATACCGACTCGACTTTCGTCTGGCTGCGCCGCCCCCATGGTCAGGCCGAAGCCGCGCAGATCGGCCACGCGCTGGTGGACCACGTCAACCAGTGGTGGCGCGAGCATGTGAAACAGGAATATGGGCTGGAAAGTGCCCTGGAGTTGCAGTTCGAAACCCACTACAAACGCTTTCTGATGCCGACCATTCGCGGCGCCGAGGAGGGCAGCAAGAAGCGCTATGCCGGGTTGGTCACCCGCGCCGACGGCACCGACGAGATGGTCTACAAAGGCCTGGAAACCGTGCGCACCGACTGGTCGCCGTTGGCCCGGCAGTTCCAGCAGGAACTGTATCTGCGCATTTTCAACCGCAAGCCCTATCAGGATTACGTGCGTGACTATGTGCGCAAGACTCTGGCCGGTGAGTTCGACGAGCGCCTGATCTACCGCAAACGCCTGCGTCGTCCCCTCGATGATTATCAGCGCAACGTGCCGCCCCATGTGCGGGCCGCGCGGATCGCCGATGACTACAACGACCAACAGGGGCGCCCACGGCAGTATCACAACGGCGGCTGGATCAGCTACGTGATCACTGTCGCCGGCCCCGAGCCGCTGGAAATCCGCAGCGCGCCCATCGACTACGACCATTACGTCACCCGGCAGCTGCAACCGGTGGCGGACGCTATCCTGCCGTTCGTGGATGACGATTTTTCAACGCTGATTGGGGGGCAACTGGGCCTGTTTTGA